The sequence CCCACGTTAAACTGCAGCCCATCGACTTTTCTACCAAGGGGGTATTTGTCTGCGGCCTGGCCCATTCGCCCAAACCGGTGGACGAGGCCATCGCTCAAGGCCTGGGCGCGGCGTCTAGGGCCTCGGTCATACTTTCTAAAGACAACACTACGGTTGAAGGCATTGTCTCTCATGTGGATGAGCATTTGTGTCGGGGCTGCGGCGAATGTGTTCAAGCCTGTCCTTATGGTGCTATTGAAGTCGAGGATAGAAAAGAGGATAAAAAAGTGGCCCATGTGCAGGAAGCGCTTTGCAAAGGATGCGGCGCCTGCTCTGTCGCCTGCCCCACCGGCGCAGCCTCGGTTTTTCACTATGAAGACCAGGAGGTGCTGACCATGGTGGAAGCCGCTTTGAATTGAAGATTGACGATTGAATTACCGATCAATCAACAAGCATTGATACAAACAGGAGTATGTATGACCGAAGAATTCAATCCAAAAATTATCGCTTTTGCCTGCAACTGGTGCGCCTATTCTGCCGCCGACCTGGCAGGTGTGTCTCGGTTGCAGTATCCGTCAAACGTTCGCATCATCCGTGTGATGTGCAGCGGTCGGGTCACACCCGGTTTTATTCTCAAAGCCCTTCAAAAGGGTGCCGACGGTGTGCTGGTGGCCGGGTGACACATCGGTGACTGCCATTACCTGGATGGTAATGTAAAGGCCGAAAAAATGTTCCAAACGACACAAGAACTGGTAAAGCTTCTTGGTATTGACCATGAAAGAATTCATCTCGAATGGATTTCGTCTGCAGAGGGCGCCCGTTTTGCCGAAGTCGTAAGAGATTTTACCGAAAAGATTAAATCTAAAGGGCCGGCCCAGCTAAGGCAGGCAGCTTAGACAGTAGGTTAATGGAAAAAGAGCCGTTTGGCTAAAAACAATTGCCAAATGTTTCAAAGGAGATAGATTGTGAGTAAAAACATTCTTGTTATCGGAGGAGGAATTGCCGGAATCCAGGCATCCCTTGACCTTGGCGAAATGGGGTTTAAAGTTCACCTAGTGGAAAGTCTGCCCAGCATCGGCGGAAAGATGGCCCAACTGGACAAAACCTTTCCCACCAATGACTGTGCCATCTGAATTCTTTCGCCCAAGATGCTGGATGTCGGTCGACATCCCAATATCGAGCTTTTGGCCTATACCGAAGTGGAAAAAGTAGCAGGCGAGGCAGGCAATTTTAAAGCAACCATTAGAAGAAAAGCCCGTTTCGTGGAAGAAGACAAATGTACCGGATGCGGGGCCTGCACGGAAAAGTGCCCGACAGTTGTTCCCGATGCATTTAATGTCGGCCAGGGGTCTCGCAGTGCCATTTACAGCTGGTTCGCACAAGGAATCCCCTCCACCCACACCATCGATCCCGATCATTGCCGTCAGCTAAACGGCAAGAAGTGCGGTATCTGTGCAAAGACCTGCCAGGCCGAAGCAATCAATTTTGATCAGCAAGATAGGACGATCAAACTCGATGTGGGGGCTATCATTGTTGCGATCGGTTATGATGTTTTTGATCCTTCACGAATCCCGGAGTATAATTATAAGGCCCTGCCCAACGTTATCACCGCACTTGAGTTCGAAAGATTCTTAAGTGCCAGCGGGCCCACCGGTGGCCATCTGGATCGCCCATCGGACCGGGCCATTGAAGCTGAAATTAAAGGGCTGGAAAAGAAAGTGAAGAAATCACAAAAAATGCTGGACAAATTTGAAAAGAAATATAATGAAAATTCTGCAGATTTTTATAACGCATTTTTAAACGGTGAATATAAAGATGAAAAAGATCATAAAAAATGGGCGGACAAATATGCCGCACATGTGGCCAACGCCACTCCGCTCGAAGCTTTGAAGAAAAAGGCCGAAAGCTTTACCTCAGCGAAAAAACTGGCTTTCATCCAGTGCGTCGGTTCGCGTGATTTCAGGTTCTACCCGTTTTGTTCCGGATACTGCTGCATGCATTCCATCAAGGAAGCGATCATTGCTCACGAGCATGGCCCTGAAACCACCTCCACCATTTTTGGAATGGATATCAGAGCGGTGGGAAAAGGATTTGAAGAATACAAGGTTCGTGGCGGAAATAATTCCAACATCAGCTATCGCCGTGGCAGGGTTGCCGAAATCAATGAAGGTGCGAATCATAACCCGATTGTAATCTATGAAGATACTTTAGCGCAAACAGTCAAAAGAGAAGAATTCGATTTGGTAATACTGGCCACAGCCTGCGCACCGAGCAAGGGAACAACGCAGTTGGCCCAACTTCTTGACATTGAAGTCAACGAGTTCGGATTTTTCCAAACCACATCTTCCCACCCCCTTGATACCACCCGGCAAGGCATTTTCGTATGCGGCTGTGCTCACGGTCCCATGGATATCCCGGAATCCGTTGCCCAGGCCAGTAGCGCTGCATCCAGGGCGGTACAGACAGTGGTGGGGGAAGAAATGCGTAAAGCGTCGTAAAGGAATCGTACAGTATGAGCAAAAAAGATAAAGACCCTGAAAAACTTCGTGTTGGTGTTTTCATCTGTGATTGTGGTTCTAATATTGCCGGACATCTGGACTGCCCGGAGGTAACTGAATATGCCTCCACTCTTCCGGGGGTTGTGTTTACCAAAGAAAATCTCTACACATGTTCCGAGGCAGGAATCTCTGAAATTCAAAAAGCGATTAAGGAAAACGATTTGAACCGTGTGGTGGTTGCTTCATGCTCACCACGCACACACCAGCCGCTTTTTTCCAGTTCATGTGCCCAGGCAGGACTCAATCCATATCTTTTTGAAATGACGAACATACGGGATCAGTGCTCGTGGGTACATATGGGCCAGCGTGAAAAAGCCACCAAGAAGGCAAAAGATCTTGTGCGCATGTGTGTGGCAAAAAGTGCTTCACTGGAGCCTCAGCAGGAGATTGAAACCTCTCTGATCCGCAAGGTACTTGTGATCGGCGGCGGGGTTGCCGGCCTGTCGGCAGCCGAAGCCCTGGCCTCCATGGGCCTTGATGTAATACTGGTAGATAAAAAACCTGAGTTTGGCGGACTTCTTCGCAAGGTCAACCGTCTTTCCAATGGCGCACTGGCGGCTGACCGCATTTCAGAGCTGGTTGAACAGGTTAAGGCAAAATCCAATATCACTATTCATCTCGATGCCGAGGTGAAAACAGTGGGGGGGTATATAGGAAATTTTGACATTGCCATAAAAACAAAACAAAACACTGTGGAAGATAAAGTTGGCTGCATAATAGTGGCGACAGGTGCATTGCCGTTAATCCCCACCGACATGTTCAGTTACGATGGCAAACAGGTCATTACCCAGATAGAACTGGAACAAAAGCTGAAAAAAGGAGCCCTTGATGCCCAGCGTATTGTAATGATTCAGTGTGTCGGAGCACGCACCCAGGAAAGGGAATACTGCTCACGAATCTGCTGTATGACCGCAGTTAAAAATGCGCTTTTGATTAAAGAGCAAAACCCCGATGCAGATATCCATATCCTGTATCGTGATATGCAGATGTATGGTACGGAAAATGAAAAGATGCTGTGGGAGGCAAGAGGAAACGGGATCAAGTTCGATGTATACCGTGCCGACCAACCGCCTGAAGTTAATAAAGGAAAGGTCCGCTTTAATCACTCCTTACTTGGAGAAAACATGGATATCCCCTGTGATCTGGTGGTTCTGTCAACCCCTTTGGTTTCACGGGAAGATGCGGGAGTTGTTTCCCAAATGTTACGGGTTCCCATGAATCAGGACGGATTTTTTCTTGAAGCTCACGCAAAGCTAAGACCTCTTGACTTTGCTGCAGATGGTATCTTCGTATGTGGCAGTGCACGTTATCCGGCCACAGTTTCAGAAGCCATGTCCCAGGGCATCGGTGTCTCCTCCAGGGTGGCAAGCATTCTTTTTA is a genomic window of Thermodesulfobacteriota bacterium containing:
- a CDS encoding 4Fe-4S binding protein — protein: HVKLQPIDFSTKGVFVCGLAHSPKPVDEAIAQGLGAASRASVILSKDNTTVEGIVSHVDEHLCRGCGECVQACPYGAIEVEDRKEDKKVAHVQEALCKGCGACSVACPTGAASVFHYEDQEVLTMVEAALN
- a CDS encoding hydrogenase iron-sulfur subunit, coding for MTEEFNPKIIAFACNWCAYSAADLAGVSRLQYPSNVRIIRVMCSGRVTPGFILKALQKGADGVLVAGUHIGDCHYLDGNVKAEKMFQTTQELVKLLGIDHERIHLEWISSAEGARFAEVVRDFTEKIKSKGPAQLRQAA
- a CDS encoding FAD-dependent oxidoreductase translates to MSKNILVIGGGIAGIQASLDLGEMGFKVHLVESLPSIGGKMAQLDKTFPTNDCAI
- a CDS encoding 4Fe-4S binding protein; this translates as MLDVGRHPNIELLAYTEVEKVAGEAGNFKATIRRKARFVEEDKCTGCGACTEKCPTVVPDAFNVGQGSRSAIYSWFAQGIPSTHTIDPDHCRQLNGKKCGICAKTCQAEAINFDQQDRTIKLDVGAIIVAIGYDVFDPSRIPEYNYKALPNVITALEFERFLSASGPTGGHLDRPSDRAIEAEIKGLEKKVKKSQKMLDKFEKKYNENSADFYNAFLNGEYKDEKDHKKWADKYAAHVANATPLEALKKKAESFTSAKKLAFIQCVGSRDFRFYPFCSGYCCMHSIKEAIIAHEHGPETTSTIFGMDIRAVGKGFEEYKVRGGNNSNISYRRGRVAEINEGANHNPIVIYEDTLAQTVKREEFDLVILATACAPSKGTTQLAQLLDIEVNEFGFFQTTSSHPLDTTRQGIFVCGCAHGPMDIPESVAQASSAASRAVQTVVGEEMRKAS
- a CDS encoding CoB--CoM heterodisulfide reductase iron-sulfur subunit A family protein encodes the protein MSKKDKDPEKLRVGVFICDCGSNIAGHLDCPEVTEYASTLPGVVFTKENLYTCSEAGISEIQKAIKENDLNRVVVASCSPRTHQPLFSSSCAQAGLNPYLFEMTNIRDQCSWVHMGQREKATKKAKDLVRMCVAKSASLEPQQEIETSLIRKVLVIGGGVAGLSAAEALASMGLDVILVDKKPEFGGLLRKVNRLSNGALAADRISELVEQVKAKSNITIHLDAEVKTVGGYIGNFDIAIKTKQNTVEDKVGCIIVATGALPLIPTDMFSYDGKQVITQIELEQKLKKGALDAQRIVMIQCVGARTQEREYCSRICCMTAVKNALLIKEQNPDADIHILYRDMQMYGTENEKMLWEARGNGIKFDVYRADQPPEVNKGKVRFNHSLLGENMDIPCDLVVLSTPLVSREDAGVVSQMLRVPMNQDGFFLEAHAKLRPLDFAADGIFVCGSARYPATVSEAMSQGIGVSSRVASILFKDKLITSAIVAQINPETCVGCMGCMDVCPFQAISFNQEKNICEINEILCKGCGNCAATCPSQSAMLKGFKPPQLLSMIRAA